In one window of Ruminococcus albus AD2013 DNA:
- a CDS encoding non-ribosomal peptide synthetase translates to MSIEELLLSYRQKGVELSLNGDKLKFSAPKGTFTEQDKAVLKENKPRIIEYLSKHNDNDVIIDKEHIYDEFPLTDIQSSYLVGQDSLYKYGGTNCKIYSEFEFDELDYEKVQNAWKAVISRNEMLHAVIESKGVQRILKEYTVPAIKLTDISFMNDEEAREYLDKKRRELTLKQYPAGTWPQFDLEMTVLKNRYMLHFSLDMLVADFVSINLIFDEFEDNYYNKKKPETTELTFRDIVIHRENLKKTAEGIHKYEQDKEYWLEKAETMPSAPVFPTLGTVSNDAVLFRQHLFFLENDVYTRLCETARSEKVTPSNLVLTAYVETLRAISTNKSFCIDVTMSDRPEIHPDIRKVVGDFTIASILSAEDKGYETYLDEAKALQARLWEDLGHNAFSGTEVLRELSRHTHGEIVVPAVFTSTLGAMNTEIDRVGRLLYTISMTPQVLIDCQVLEVNGRLRVNWDVREGVFPEGLIENAFEIFRNNVIRLASPEGLKSSIFNVLPEKVQKIRDEVNSTEQKIDATYLYDGFMRSLEKTPDAPALYNDGTTYSYRELAAYTVTLRRSLSEAGFQKGEIAALSISKGIWQIAAVLAILTLGGTYLPLDVHQPSERAEKILTTSGTKYILLEKYDYISDGISKKIDITKLERASLDDTEIIPDAPKLSSPAYVIFTSGSTGTPKGVVISHEAASNTILDINQRWNVTSKDRLLGLANLGFDLSVYDIFGAFYAGAELVQATESLAKDPAHWLELVRTQNITVWNSVPAQMKMLTMFIEGEKEKTIESLKLVLLSGDWIPTDLPADIKRCFPNSEIISLGGATEAAIWSIYYPIDHNAVYERSIPYGKPLANQRFYILDEKLQPLTDWVTGSIYIAGKGLALEYLGDKALTDAKFVYSKKLGERLYRTGDIGRYLPDGNIEFQGREDFQIKIRGHRVELGEIESAANDILKPKDIKVIAADHNGSVHIVMFCVPENSADLPDKDTLDEALAKKLPKYMVPSFYKYLDAIPLTKNGKVDVKALGDMAAEIIDEKKNSTSCDTDLSETEKNVFDVWCSIFNTDNIGVDEDFFDCGGDSVMIVKLITELENKFGYKLTLPEVYECPTIRLMAQALNA, encoded by the coding sequence ATGAGTATTGAAGAACTGCTTCTGTCATACAGACAGAAAGGTGTTGAGCTTTCTCTTAACGGAGATAAACTGAAATTCAGCGCACCCAAGGGTACGTTCACAGAACAGGACAAAGCTGTGCTTAAAGAAAACAAGCCACGTATTATCGAGTATCTGTCAAAGCATAACGACAATGATGTTATAATCGACAAGGAACATATCTACGATGAATTTCCTCTGACAGATATCCAGTCCTCCTATCTGGTAGGGCAGGATTCACTTTACAAATACGGCGGAACAAATTGTAAAATATATTCCGAATTTGAATTTGATGAACTGGACTACGAAAAGGTACAAAATGCGTGGAAAGCTGTAATATCCCGCAATGAGATGCTCCATGCTGTTATAGAATCAAAAGGTGTTCAGAGGATCCTCAAAGAGTATACCGTCCCTGCAATAAAGCTAACTGATATAAGCTTTATGAATGATGAAGAAGCCCGGGAATATCTCGATAAAAAGCGCAGAGAGCTTACTCTCAAACAATATCCCGCAGGGACATGGCCGCAATTCGATCTTGAAATGACTGTACTGAAAAACAGGTATATGCTGCATTTCTCGCTGGATATGCTTGTTGCGGATTTTGTCAGCATTAACCTTATATTCGATGAATTTGAGGATAACTACTATAACAAGAAAAAGCCTGAAACGACCGAGCTGACTTTCAGAGACATCGTTATCCACCGTGAGAACCTGAAAAAGACAGCCGAGGGTATACACAAGTATGAACAGGATAAAGAATACTGGCTCGAAAAGGCTGAGACTATGCCATCCGCCCCTGTATTCCCCACACTTGGCACTGTAAGCAATGATGCAGTGCTTTTCAGGCAGCACCTGTTTTTCCTTGAAAATGATGTGTACACCCGCCTTTGCGAAACAGCAAGGAGCGAAAAGGTAACACCATCAAATCTTGTACTTACAGCTTATGTTGAAACTCTCAGAGCTATATCCACAAACAAGTCCTTCTGTATAGATGTCACCATGTCCGACAGACCTGAGATACATCCCGATATCAGAAAAGTCGTAGGTGACTTCACCATCGCAAGTATCCTTTCAGCGGAGGACAAGGGGTATGAAACTTATCTCGATGAAGCGAAAGCACTGCAGGCAAGGCTCTGGGAAGACCTTGGACACAATGCGTTCTCAGGCACAGAGGTACTCAGAGAACTCAGCCGTCATACCCACGGCGAAATAGTTGTACCTGCGGTATTCACCAGTACACTTGGTGCTATGAATACCGAGATAGACCGTGTAGGAAGACTGCTCTACACTATCAGCATGACACCTCAGGTACTGATAGACTGTCAGGTTCTCGAAGTCAATGGCAGACTGCGTGTTAACTGGGATGTCCGTGAGGGCGTGTTCCCCGAGGGACTTATAGAGAACGCCTTTGAGATATTCCGCAATAACGTCATCCGTCTTGCATCACCCGAGGGACTGAAAAGCAGTATATTCAACGTGCTTCCCGAAAAGGTACAGAAAATCAGAGATGAAGTGAACAGCACCGAGCAGAAAATAGATGCAACATATCTCTATGACGGCTTTATGCGAAGTCTTGAAAAAACTCCCGATGCACCTGCATTGTATAATGACGGCACCACCTACTCCTACCGTGAACTGGCAGCATATACCGTCACACTCAGAAGATCGCTCAGTGAGGCTGGTTTCCAGAAGGGCGAGATAGCTGCATTATCCATCTCCAAAGGCATCTGGCAGATAGCAGCTGTACTTGCGATACTCACTCTGGGCGGAACATACCTGCCCCTTGATGTACATCAGCCTTCCGAAAGAGCAGAAAAGATACTTACCACATCCGGCACAAAATATATCCTTCTGGAGAAATATGACTATATCAGCGACGGCATATCAAAGAAAATAGACATAACAAAGCTTGAAAGAGCTTCCCTTGATGATACAGAGATAATACCCGATGCTCCCAAGCTTTCATCCCCTGCCTATGTCATATTCACATCAGGCAGTACAGGTACACCCAAAGGCGTGGTCATATCCCACGAGGCAGCCTCAAACACTATCCTCGATATAAATCAGCGCTGGAATGTTACTTCAAAAGACCGTCTTCTTGGACTGGCAAATCTGGGATTTGACCTTTCGGTATATGATATATTCGGGGCGTTCTATGCAGGCGCAGAGCTTGTACAAGCTACAGAGAGCCTTGCAAAGGACCCTGCCCACTGGCTCGAACTTGTACGTACACAAAATATCACCGTATGGAACAGTGTACCTGCACAGATGAAGATGCTCACAATGTTCATTGAAGGCGAGAAAGAGAAGACTATCGAGTCTCTCAAACTGGTACTTCTTTCGGGCGACTGGATCCCCACAGATTTGCCTGCCGATATAAAGAGATGCTTCCCAAATTCAGAGATAATAAGTCTGGGCGGTGCCACCGAAGCAGCTATATGGTCAATATACTACCCCATCGACCATAATGCCGTTTACGAAAGAAGTATCCCCTACGGCAAGCCCCTGGCTAATCAGCGGTTCTATATACTCGATGAAAAACTGCAGCCCCTTACCGATTGGGTCACAGGCAGCATATATATCGCAGGTAAAGGTCTTGCTCTTGAATACCTTGGAGATAAGGCGCTTACCGATGCAAAGTTCGTATATTCCAAAAAGCTTGGCGAACGTCTTTACAGAACCGGTGACATAGGAAGGTATTTGCCCGATGGCAATATCGAATTCCAGGGCAGAGAAGACTTCCAGATCAAGATAAGAGGTCACAGAGTGGAACTAGGCGAGATAGAATCTGCCGCAAACGATATCCTTAAACCGAAGGATATAAAGGTCATCGCTGCTGACCACAACGGTTCTGTGCATATAGTAATGTTCTGTGTGCCTGAAAACAGCGCTGACCTCCCCGATAAGGACACACTTGATGAAGCACTTGCCAAAAAGCTGCCTAAGTATATGGTGCCCTCATTCTACAAGTACCTCGATGCAATACCGCTGACCAAGAACGGCAAGGTAGACGTCAAAGCACTGGGTGATATGGCAGCAGAGATTATCGATGAGAAGAAAAACAGCACAAGCTGTGATACTGATCTTTCAGAGACCGAAAAAAATGTTTTTGACGTATGGTGCAGTATATTCAATACCGATAATATCGGTGTCGATGAAGATTTCTTCGACTGCGGCGGCGATTCTGTAATGATAGTAAAGCTTATAACTGAACTTGAGAACAAATTCGGATACAAACTCACACTGCCCGAGGTATACGAATGCCCGACGATAAGACTAATGGCACAGGCTTTGAACGCATGA
- a CDS encoding thioesterase II family protein yields MNKSRWIAHERFDENNKINLFCFTFPGGSASSFATWKKLIDPSINLIPILYPEREIRKKDPMEETFDKFIEDLVNDNIELFSMPYAFFGYCGGAVIAYEAAVRVRELTGKEPLWGLVASSEAPEYLRDSLVEFPQKDAKNDITEYLVSLGMFDEKIVQSDMFLQYYVPLLKADCKMLDTFIYREHDKLSLDLDVLYGKEDHTVDYEKAKQWQGVTSGEMRLEVREGGHFFVDTQKKEVCDLINQRLVGKVQ; encoded by the coding sequence ATGAATAAAAGCAGATGGATAGCCCATGAAAGATTTGATGAGAACAATAAAATAAACCTGTTTTGTTTCACTTTTCCCGGAGGAAGTGCCAGCAGTTTCGCGACCTGGAAAAAGCTGATCGACCCATCTATAAACCTTATCCCAATACTTTATCCCGAACGTGAGATAAGAAAGAAAGATCCTATGGAGGAGACTTTCGATAAGTTCATCGAAGACCTGGTAAATGACAATATCGAGCTTTTCAGTATGCCCTATGCATTTTTCGGTTACTGCGGCGGTGCAGTTATTGCCTATGAGGCGGCAGTTAGAGTCAGGGAGCTCACAGGCAAAGAACCACTTTGGGGACTTGTGGCATCAAGTGAAGCCCCTGAATATCTGAGGGACTCACTTGTTGAGTTCCCTCAGAAAGATGCCAAGAACGATATAACCGAATATCTTGTGAGCCTGGGTATGTTCGATGAAAAGATAGTCCAGAGCGATATGTTCCTGCAATACTATGTGCCTCTGCTGAAAGCTGACTGCAAAATGCTCGATACTTTCATTTACCGTGAACACGATAAGCTCTCCCTTGACCTTGATGTGCTTTACGGCAAGGAAGACCACACTGTTGATTACGAAAAAGCAAAGCAATGGCAGGGCGTTACCAGCGGTGAGATGCGCCTTGAGGTACGTGAGGGCGGTCACTTCTTTGTGGATACCCAGAAAAAAGAAGTTTGTGACCTGATAAATCAGCGTCTTGTCGGAAAGGTACAGTAA
- a CDS encoding Gfo/Idh/MocA family oxidoreductase translates to MDDKIKAVVCGVNFGSFYINAIENSSELSLCGILSKGSEKSRIISEKYKVPLYTDTENINDADVVIMAARSMITGGKSSNAVKKLLKKGIPVLQEQPVHHLEVKDLISACENTKYAVNNFYRYLPSVSEFLNYARKLLTERKLLRIRMSCSSQVLYPLMDVLYSVTGGADTFSANKASDGAMSVITGEINGIPYVLDYYNEYTENIDSSLALFFDMKIDTDGGNLILTDPVGDVIWQQHLSCLRDNDFDNNTYRNNIPMKRLYSGNAESYAELYNELWQKAMENSIIDFADSDASILKARILRQCEMCGTVTKAAGTPVKIETPYTDSYSL, encoded by the coding sequence ATGGATGATAAAATAAAAGCAGTTGTATGCGGTGTAAATTTCGGCAGTTTTTATATAAACGCTATCGAAAACAGCAGTGAGCTTTCACTGTGCGGCATACTCTCAAAAGGCAGTGAAAAAAGCCGCATTATATCCGAAAAATATAAGGTACCGCTCTATACCGACACTGAAAATATAAACGATGCAGATGTTGTCATAATGGCTGCCAGATCCATGATAACAGGAGGAAAAAGCTCCAATGCTGTAAAAAAGCTTCTGAAAAAAGGCATACCTGTACTACAGGAACAACCCGTGCATCATCTTGAAGTTAAAGACCTTATCTCAGCCTGCGAAAATACAAAGTATGCTGTAAATAATTTCTATAGATATCTGCCCTCGGTAAGCGAATTTCTGAATTATGCCCGCAAGCTGCTTACTGAAAGAAAGCTCCTGCGAATTCGCATGAGCTGTAGTTCACAGGTGCTCTATCCGCTTATGGATGTGCTTTACAGCGTCACAGGCGGTGCGGATACCTTCTCTGCAAACAAAGCATCCGATGGTGCTATGTCCGTCATAACAGGCGAAATAAACGGCATACCCTATGTACTTGACTATTACAACGAGTACACAGAAAACATAGACTCATCACTTGCACTGTTCTTTGATATGAAGATAGACACTGACGGCGGCAATCTTATACTCACAGACCCTGTGGGCGATGTCATATGGCAGCAGCATCTCAGCTGCCTGAGAGATAATGATTTCGATAACAATACATACCGCAATAATATACCGATGAAGCGTCTGTATTCGGGTAATGCCGAGAGCTATGCCGAGCTCTATAACGAGCTTTGGCAAAAAGCAATGGAAAACTCCATAATAGACTTCGCTGACAGTGATGCTTCCATTCTCAAAGCCAGAATTCTCAGACAGTGCGAAATGTGCGGCACAGTAACAAAAGCAGCAGGTACTCCAGTAAAGATCGAAACACCTTATACAGATTCATATTCGCTCTGA
- a CDS encoding dockerin type I repeat-containing protein, translating to MNKTKKIFSLSICAAMAAASIPLSVFADEVKAEEYVYGTMQIPYDKFYAAESENLSNAEGLDAVTSATVNKTRMNGEGQLFEGTYNNAGEEGSDELGKIYGVVYPVAIKQADLEALGENNYGFSESAEKPEAYKTVTVNEGEVSFSAVNDENPDIVTGSMTLNTSTPWGDYAGNVTGKPENGTIIYGILIKTKDGAAYALRHEQNIWRNAEFSWSSGIKTTEAHGIALDYKGFESLMGNTITEMDYITAAGYVKVDVGEVYVPVKFNGGIAVENTDITAGKADITLTDIPEDFDISYSIENLEAVFEGNSFTFANANPGSYTLISKDNKGKYADISASFLLTTADLPAAFDGEENKLIAAEGFTAEQLEAYIKNISTVAVNENEYSASGRRAKKIIKEDGTLDTESDVFAEGESFNITVKAKGYENDLVFTYSKKNEGTEDYALGDVNGDGNINITDITKVAAQVKGKKMLDEKGIKAADVNKDGKVNVTDIIQIAAHVKGKKLIK from the coding sequence ATGAATAAAACAAAGAAAATTTTCAGTTTGTCGATCTGCGCTGCAATGGCAGCAGCTTCGATACCGCTGAGCGTTTTTGCTGATGAGGTAAAGGCAGAGGAGTATGTATACGGTACGATGCAGATACCCTATGACAAGTTCTATGCGGCAGAGTCGGAGAACCTGAGCAATGCAGAGGGTCTTGATGCTGTAACTTCCGCAACTGTCAACAAGACAAGAATGAACGGTGAGGGTCAGCTTTTTGAGGGTACATATAACAATGCAGGTGAGGAAGGTTCTGATGAACTGGGTAAGATATACGGCGTTGTTTATCCTGTTGCTATCAAGCAGGCAGACCTTGAGGCACTGGGCGAGAACAACTACGGTTTCTCTGAGTCAGCTGAAAAGCCCGAAGCTTACAAGACCGTTACCGTAAATGAAGGAGAAGTGAGCTTCTCGGCAGTAAATGACGAGAATCCTGATATAGTAACAGGTTCAATGACACTGAACACCAGCACTCCATGGGGAGATTATGCAGGAAATGTTACAGGCAAGCCCGAGAATGGCACTATCATCTACGGTATACTCATTAAGACAAAGGACGGTGCGGCATACGCACTGCGTCACGAGCAGAATATCTGGAGAAATGCAGAGTTCTCATGGTCATCAGGCATAAAGACCACCGAAGCTCATGGTATAGCACTGGACTACAAGGGCTTTGAGAGCCTGATGGGCAACACCATTACCGAGATGGATTACATCACAGCCGCAGGCTATGTCAAGGTAGATGTGGGCGAGGTATATGTGCCCGTTAAGTTCAACGGTGGAATCGCTGTTGAAAATACAGATATCACTGCAGGCAAGGCAGATATAACACTGACCGATATTCCCGAAGATTTCGACATATCATACAGCATCGAGAATCTTGAAGCAGTATTTGAGGGCAACAGCTTTACCTTTGCTAATGCAAACCCGGGCAGCTACACACTTATCTCTAAGGATAACAAGGGCAAGTATGCAGATATCTCTGCAAGCTTTTTGCTGACAACAGCAGATCTTCCGGCTGCATTTGACGGCGAGGAGAACAAGCTTATCGCAGCTGAGGGCTTTACTGCTGAGCAGCTTGAAGCATATATCAAAAACATCTCGACTGTTGCTGTAAACGAGAATGAATATTCAGCAAGCGGCAGAAGAGCAAAGAAGATCATCAAGGAAGACGGTACACTGGATACCGAGAGTGATGTATTTGCCGAAGGCGAAAGCTTCAACATAACGGTAAAGGCAAAGGGATATGAGAATGACCTGGTGTTCACTTATTCAAAGAAGAATGAAGGAACCGAGGATTATGCATTGGGTGATGTGAACGGTGATGGAAATATCAATATCACTGATATTACAAAGGTCGCAGCTCAGGTAAAGGGCAAAAAGATGCTTGATGAAAAGGGCATCAAAGCAGCAGATGTTAATAAAGACGGTAAAGTTAACGTCACGGATATTATACAAATCGCTGCTCATGTCAAGGGCAAAAAGCTTATAAAGTAA
- a CDS encoding Gx transporter family protein, translating to MDTKKLTRLGLLTCLALIIFIVELRIPEIVPIPGVKLGLANIVTVYCVYNYRPGETAMMLYSRILLGALFSGNLMALWYSIAGGTLCFIGMELLKNIIREDNMWFLSIVGAVLHNIGQIAVAMLVLRSTSVIAYLPFLMISGCIAGLFTGLCAQVICKRLRKLGKVS from the coding sequence ATGGATACAAAAAAACTTACACGGCTTGGTCTTCTGACCTGTCTTGCACTGATAATATTCATCGTTGAACTTCGTATACCAGAAATCGTTCCGATACCGGGAGTAAAGCTTGGGCTTGCGAATATAGTTACAGTGTATTGTGTTTACAATTATCGTCCGGGTGAAACAGCTATGATGCTTTACAGCAGGATACTTCTGGGGGCGCTTTTCAGCGGTAATCTGATGGCACTGTGGTACAGCATCGCGGGGGGAACTCTCTGCTTTATAGGCATGGAACTATTGAAAAATATCATACGTGAGGACAATATGTGGTTTCTCAGCATTGTGGGGGCGGTGCTGCATAATATCGGGCAGATAGCTGTTGCGATGCTTGTGCTGAGAAGTACATCCGTGATAGCGTATCTTCCTTTTCTGATGATATCGGGGTGCATTGCGGGTCTGTTCACGGGACTTTGTGCTCAGGTGATATGCAAAAGACTCAGAAAATTGGGAAAGGTTAGCTGA
- a CDS encoding NusG domain II-containing protein, with product MKIRNICIIITLVMLGAAAVWCAYIMRPKSGKTVVISQNGKELYRIDLTSEIDRTIEVEYEGRKNTVEIQDGRIHMKCADCPDHICVDTGWLEDGKPIVCLPNRLVIEYENSDIDGTAR from the coding sequence ATGAAGATAAGGAATATCTGTATCATCATAACTCTGGTGATGCTTGGTGCGGCGGCAGTATGGTGCGCATACATTATGAGACCTAAAAGCGGGAAGACGGTCGTTATCTCTCAAAACGGCAAAGAACTTTACCGCATTGACCTCACATCAGAAATAGACAGAACGATAGAGGTTGAGTACGAGGGAAGAAAAAATACAGTTGAGATTCAGGACGGCAGGATACATATGAAATGCGCAGATTGTCCCGACCATATCTGTGTGGATACAGGCTGGCTGGAGGACGGAAAGCCAATAGTATGTCTGCCAAACAGACTTGTGATAGAGTATGAGAACAGCGATATCGACGGTACAGCGAGGTGA
- a CDS encoding FAD:protein FMN transferase, translating into MKKKIIARAIVVSALLMLNSCAANTDKDNTEVIADDKKTSGSVFAMDTYMTVTAYGDNGKKGIEAAQKEITRLEKLWSVTDENSEIYAIDHSGGAEVPISTETEELLDFAIDMHSRTNGALDITLYPVLRAWGFTTGEYRVPDDDEISSLLECKGVDRIKAGDGKASVPENTEIDLGAIAKGSAGDAAAKALKEQGVTSALLDLGGNIQTVGDSKPDGTKWKVGIRDPFGEGSIGTLTIGECAVITSGGYERFFEMDGLIYKHILDPETGRPAESGLASVTIIGNEGRMCDALSTSLYVMGLDDACGYWRENHDFDMILVNDKGVVYVTEGISESFSPNVDDVTVVER; encoded by the coding sequence ATGAAGAAGAAAATAATAGCGCGGGCTATAGTCGTATCAGCCTTGTTGATGCTGAATTCCTGTGCGGCAAACACCGATAAAGACAATACCGAAGTAATTGCGGATGATAAGAAAACCAGTGGTTCGGTATTTGCCATGGATACCTATATGACCGTAACTGCATACGGCGATAACGGCAAAAAAGGCATAGAAGCCGCACAGAAAGAGATAACAAGGCTCGAAAAGTTATGGTCTGTAACTGATGAGAACAGCGAGATATATGCCATCGACCACAGCGGTGGGGCAGAAGTTCCGATAAGTACCGAAACCGAAGAACTACTTGATTTTGCCATAGATATGCACAGTCGGACAAACGGTGCACTTGATATAACACTTTATCCTGTTCTCAGGGCATGGGGGTTTACTACGGGTGAATACCGTGTTCCCGATGATGACGAGATATCTTCATTACTGGAATGTAAAGGCGTTGACAGGATAAAAGCGGGTGATGGCAAGGCATCTGTTCCCGAAAATACGGAGATTGACCTTGGTGCAATTGCAAAAGGAAGTGCGGGGGATGCGGCAGCAAAAGCTTTAAAAGAACAGGGTGTGACGTCCGCTCTGCTTGACCTTGGGGGAAATATACAGACTGTCGGTGATTCAAAGCCCGATGGAACGAAATGGAAAGTCGGTATACGTGATCCTTTCGGCGAAGGAAGTATAGGCACTCTCACCATAGGGGAATGTGCTGTTATAACATCGGGTGGATACGAAAGGTTTTTTGAAATGGACGGCTTGATATACAAGCATATCCTCGACCCCGAAACAGGAAGACCAGCAGAAAGCGGTCTTGCAAGTGTGACCATCATCGGGAACGAGGGCAGAATGTGCGATGCACTTTCGACCTCGCTGTATGTAATGGGGCTTGATGATGCCTGCGGATATTGGCGTGAGAACCATGATTTTGATATGATACTTGTTAACGATAAGGGCGTGGTATATGTCACGGAGGGAATATCTGAAAGCTTTTCACCTAATGTTGATGATGTTACGGTGGTGGAAAGATGA
- a CDS encoding FMN-binding protein — MLFLISLTIAVLFSVLCAGALKKAPLAFYIGGTLISVLMVVLAQQPVENAFLRKYVIGLFSRGSLAAALWMVVMGMRVLPDGSKGIKRLMPVRGELSIFAATVTLSHIVFYGLSYIKRLTDPNFSKVADFIITCVICASLVLIMLPLTIISFKKIRKKMNAKKWKNIQRAAYVFYGLIYLHVIVLFIPKARAGIEGYFFSCIVYTAVFGAYLILRVRKWYVKNKTPESKAWLNIASTACVVLFTGIIAFCSYSKPQNRVRTSKPAARTLTVKRNTDISTTDDEDRTTLRLSTDDTSSEDAEESSSSESKKSSDSSSSKKDGSSKKDSSSSKDDTDEEEQDEETREEQEEQEEQNEHEEQNEHHEEKNDNRQEEKPEKHEEQRQEVKEPVQTQPPVTEPPEPEYIYNNGTYKDSAYGYDGEVHVTLTIENDVITEISAYSDEEDPEYFDSAYETVAGDILYYQSCEVDAVSGATYSSNAIMKAAKKCLEQARK; from the coding sequence ATGTTATTTTTGATTTCGTTGACGATCGCAGTGCTGTTCTCGGTGCTGTGCGCAGGTGCTTTGAAAAAAGCACCTCTGGCATTTTACATCGGCGGCACGCTGATTTCGGTGCTGATGGTAGTACTGGCACAACAGCCAGTGGAAAATGCTTTTCTTCGCAAGTATGTAATCGGGCTGTTTTCGAGAGGTTCGCTGGCAGCTGCCCTCTGGATGGTAGTAATGGGTATGCGTGTACTGCCCGATGGCAGTAAGGGGATAAAACGTCTGATGCCTGTAAGAGGTGAACTATCCATCTTTGCGGCGACAGTTACGCTATCCCATATAGTATTCTACGGTCTTTCTTATATAAAGCGTCTTACAGATCCCAATTTCAGCAAAGTAGCAGATTTCATTATCACCTGCGTTATATGCGCATCTCTGGTGCTTATTATGCTTCCATTGACTATCATATCTTTCAAAAAGATACGCAAGAAGATGAACGCTAAAAAATGGAAGAACATACAGCGTGCAGCATATGTTTTCTACGGACTCATCTATCTGCACGTGATAGTACTGTTCATACCGAAAGCGCGTGCAGGTATCGAGGGCTATTTCTTCAGCTGTATAGTTTATACTGCTGTATTCGGTGCTTATCTTATTCTAAGAGTCAGAAAATGGTACGTAAAAAATAAGACTCCCGAAAGCAAAGCATGGCTGAATATAGCAAGTACCGCCTGCGTAGTTCTATTTACAGGCATTATCGCTTTCTGCAGTTACAGCAAACCCCAGAACAGGGTAAGAACCAGCAAACCCGCCGCCAGAACTCTTACCGTAAAGAGAAATACGGATATTTCTACCACTGATGATGAAGACAGAACAACATTAAGACTTAGCACAGATGATACTTCATCGGAAGATGCAGAAGAAAGCAGTTCTTCCGAAAGCAAAAAATCATCTGACAGCAGTTCTTCAAAAAAAGACGGTTCAAGTAAAAAGGACAGTTCCTCAAGCAAAGATGATACAGACGAAGAAGAACAGGATGAAGAAACCCGTGAAGAACAAGAGGAACAGGAAGAACAGAATGAACATGAAGAACAGAACGAACATCACGAAGAAAAGAATGACAACAGACAGGAAGAAAAACCCGAGAAACATGAGGAGCAGCGTCAGGAAGTAAAGGAACCAGTTCAGACTCAGCCTCCTGTTACCGAACCGCCAGAGCCTGAATACATCTACAATAACGGAACATATAAGGATTCGGCTTACGGATATGACGGTGAGGTACACGTAACCTTAACCATAGAAAACGATGTCATCACTGAAATCTCAGCCTACTCAGATGAGGAAGATCCCGAGTATTTCGATTCAGCCTATGAGACTGTTGCAGGCGATATCCTCTATTATCAAAGCTGCGAAGTTGATGCAGTTTCAGGCGCAACATACAGCTCCAATGCCATAATGAAAGCCGCAAAGAAATGCCTTGAACAGGCTAGAAAGTGA
- a CDS encoding metal-dependent transcriptional regulator, with product MLTEQQKKYLITIYLLGQNGDRVRTTDIADYLHVAKASAVKMCKKLIDEELIIKEPYRQIALTQKGVSEANGLFTPCVILQDFFTSKVGIDPKKAGEASMMISSVLDEETMEKLVNYVLSQG from the coding sequence ATGCTGACAGAACAGCAGAAAAAATATCTTATCACAATATATCTTTTGGGACAGAACGGCGATCGTGTTCGCACGACGGATATCGCAGATTATCTCCATGTTGCAAAGGCAAGCGCTGTAAAGATGTGCAAAAAGCTCATTGATGAAGAACTGATAATCAAGGAGCCTTATCGTCAGATAGCGTTGACACAAAAGGGGGTTTCCGAAGCAAACGGACTGTTTACTCCATGTGTGATATTGCAGGATTTCTTTACTTCAAAAGTGGGGATAGATCCTAAAAAAGCAGGTGAAGCAAGCATGATGATCAGCTCGGTACTCGATGAGGAAACTATGGAAAAGCTTGTGAATTATGTGCTTTCACAGGGATAA